In the genome of Mesotoga infera, the window CGACGAAGATCAGCACGTCTTCGGGACCGTTACAGTCTATAGCGGCGGCCTTGCCGCCTTGTCGATAACCCTTTTCCTATATGTCGTAATAAACGGTCACATAACCCCGGGTGGAGGCTTTGTTGGCGGAGTTGTCCTTGCAACCGGCGTAATCACTTATGGCCTAACTTCCAGTTTCAAGAAGGCAAGTGTTCATTATGATAAGTTGAAGATTGGAATACTTGAGAACATAAGTCTCATGATAATTTTTGCATTCTCAACTTTGATTATCCTTTTCCCAGAAACCCACTCACAATTACTTTCTGCGGCTGGCTTTGGTTCTACTTTCAGCGGTGGGTTAATCCCGATCCTGAACATTCTTATCGGAATCAAAGTGTACGCCGGCGCATGGAAGATGTCCAGTGAGTTCATAAATAGGCGGGGGACATTATGACAGGAACTATCGTAATCTATTTCTCAATTTCGGGAATGCTCGTGGGGACGATTGGAATGATTCTCTCGAAGGACCTCATAAAGAAGATTCTCTCTTTCGGTATTGTGGAGACTTCGATAAACCTCATGTACACAGGAATCTCAGCAAGAAGTGGGATAATACCTCCCATAGTCAGTGGTGATTTTTCGAGTGCTTTCTACGCCGACCCCATACCTCAAGCAGTCATAATCACAGGGATTGTGATATCATTTGCCCTGCTTTGTCTTTCACTCGTATTCGCGATCATAATATACAACAGATACCACACAATGAACGTTGAGACGATCGAAATGATCTTCGAGAGGGAGACACAGTGATCGCGCTCGTCTTTCTGCCCGTCCTGGGAGGAATCATCTGTCTGGTTCTGAAAGACAAAAAGTCAGTCAGTTCAAATGTGGCGATCATAACTGTTTTTGCAAGTGGAAGCGTTCTTCCCTTCGTTATCTTTGAAGATGCTTCGATTATTCTGGGAAAGTGGGGTTCGCTTGGAATCGGTATGGCTGTCGATGAATTCGCAATTCCCTTTCTTTTGTCGACTTTCATCGTGATGCTTGCGGTGATCCTGAATTCTATCAAAAGAGGCTATGACGGCTTCTTCTACGCCTTGATCCTCATACTCTATGGAACTCTGAATTCGATATTCCTTTCGAGGGATCTTTTCAGCATCTTCGTAACCATAGAACTCGCATCGATTATTTCCTTCATTCTGATTTCCTACGAGAAAAAGCCCCGTCAGGCCTGGGCCAGCCTTAAGTATCTGCTCCTCTCTTCCCTGGGTTTGAACTTCTATCTGCTGGGAATCGGGATTGTATATATGGAGACGGGTTCATTTGCGATGGATAGTCTCGAACATGTTTCAACTATCGCAACTGTTCTGATCTTCGGGGGACTGGCAGTGAAGTCCGGCCTTTTCTTTTTCTCCATGTGGCTTCCAGACGCTCATTCCAATGCGCCCATAGAAGTGTCTCCAATACTATCCGGC includes:
- a CDS encoding sodium:proton antiporter gives rise to the protein DEDQHVFGTVTVYSGGLAALSITLFLYVVINGHITPGGGFVGGVVLATGVITYGLTSSFKKASVHYDKLKIGILENISLMIIFAFSTLIILFPETHSQLLSAAGFGSTFSGGLIPILNILIGIKVYAGAWKMSSEFINRRGTL
- a CDS encoding Na+/H+ antiporter subunit C, whose amino-acid sequence is MTGTIVIYFSISGMLVGTIGMILSKDLIKKILSFGIVETSINLMYTGISARSGIIPPIVSGDFSSAFYADPIPQAVIITGIVISFALLCLSLVFAIIIYNRYHTMNVETIEMIFERETQ